Genomic window (Sphingomonas sp. S1-29):
TCGTACACCTGCCAACCGATGACGATCACCATCGCCATCTGCGCCAGCGTGTTCGACAACCGCGCCAGCCAATAGGCGCGGAAATTATGGATGGTGAAGGGATGCGGCGCGCTCATGCGCGAGGGCTTAGGCCGCACGGCGCGCGATGCGCAACGAGGGTTTGTGGGGCAGGGTAAAGGCTGGCTTGGCAAACCGCCTTTCCCCGCCGCCACTTGAGGCGGGCCGTCAGCCGCCGAGGAAGGTCAGCAGATCCTTGGTGAGGCGGTTGCCGTGCGTCGCGAACAGCCCATGCGGTGCGCCCTCATATTCGACCAGCTGCGCGCTCGGGACATGCTCCTTCACCCGGTGCGCGGTCGCGCCGATCGGCACCGTTGCGTCGGCTGTGCCGTGGACCACCAGCGTGGGCACGGTGAAGGCGGCAAGGTCGGGGACGAAATCGGTGGTGCCGAACGACTTCGCGCATTCGAGCGTCGCTTTGAGGCTGGCCTGCATCGCGACGTTCCACGACGCGTTCACCGTTTCCTCGCTCACGGGATGCGACATCAGCCCGACGCCATAGAAATCGCGCAGGAACGAGCCGAAGAATTTGGCCCGGTCGGTCGCGATCTGCGCGCCGATCTTGTCGAGTTCCTCAGGCGGAACGCCGTGCGGGTTCGCCTCGGTCTTGAGCATCCCGGGAACCACCGATCCGATCAGCCCGGTCATCGCCACGCCCTTGCCGCCATGCCGCGACATGTAGCGCGCGACCTCGCCGCCGCCCATCGAGAAGCCGATGATCGCCGCGCCATCGGTGACGCCCGCCGCCGCCATCACATCGGCAAGATCGTCCGAGAGCGTGTCGTAATCATAGCCGCTCCATGGCTGGCTCGACCGGCCGAAGCCGCGGCGATCATAGGCGATCACGCGGTGCCCCGCCTCGGCGAGCGCCATCGCTTGCGGGTCCCAGCTGTCCGCCGACAGCGGCCAACCATGGATCAGCACGACGGGCCGCCCGCTGCCCCAATCCTTGACGTACAGATCGGTGCCGTCGCGGGTTTTGACATAGGGCATGGTCGTTCTCCTGAAGGTCGAACCGCGCCAACGGGTCGCGGCACCGGGCGTTCCGCGGTGGTGCGCCAGCGCACCCGGCGCCGCACGCTCGTTCAGTTGCCGCCGTAGTCGGGCTGGCCTTCGATATCGCCGCCCGGCTGATCGTCGTCGGGGGTGCCGGGGGCGGGTGCCTGGTTGCCGGGCTCGTCGATCGGCGCGG
Coding sequences:
- a CDS encoding alpha/beta fold hydrolase; translation: MPYVKTRDGTDLYVKDWGSGRPVVLIHGWPLSADSWDPQAMALAEAGHRVIAYDRRGFGRSSQPWSGYDYDTLSDDLADVMAAAGVTDGAAIIGFSMGGGEVARYMSRHGGKGVAMTGLIGSVVPGMLKTEANPHGVPPEELDKIGAQIATDRAKFFGSFLRDFYGVGLMSHPVSEETVNASWNVAMQASLKATLECAKSFGTTDFVPDLAAFTVPTLVVHGTADATVPIGATAHRVKEHVPSAQLVEYEGAPHGLFATHGNRLTKDLLTFLGG